Proteins found in one Lycium ferocissimum isolate CSIRO_LF1 chromosome 6, AGI_CSIRO_Lferr_CH_V1, whole genome shotgun sequence genomic segment:
- the LOC132058801 gene encoding uncharacterized protein LOC132058801: MVSDQEIARGVEILLRQLDPNAVTSLNGVVQQLGAKLGQDLSHKTEFISNTISLLRSQSQQQKQQQQYPSMVKDHFALLNHPQFANNSQAQQQLYSHFALQQQQQQHYQQQLYFQHHVQPQQQRQPPPVVVRTAAAAPAQHVSSNVASTPKESATSGTKRRGGPGGLNKVCGVSPELQAIVGQPAMPRTEIVKQLWVYIRKHNLQDPGNKRKIICNDALRALFETDCTDMFKMNKLLAKHITALDPSKQAEQAKRLKVEADSVAAKVEQHGSSTVTISDALAKFFGSEEKEMLQTEAVKRIWEYIKLNQLEDAVNSMVIVCDAKLQELLQCESISAAEIPEMLARRHFV, encoded by the exons ATGGTATCTGACCAAGAAATAGCAAGAGGTGTTGAGATTTTGCTCCGTCAATTAGACCCTAACGCCGTTACATCATTAAACGGCGTCGTACAACAACTTGGAGCGAAACTTGGACAAGACCTTTCACACAAAACGGAGTTTATCAGTAATACCATCAGCCTTCTCAGATCACAgtcacaacaacaaaaacaacaacaacaatatcctTCAATGGTTAAAGACCATTTTGCCCTCTTGAATCACCCCCAGTTTGCTAATAACAGTCAAGCTCAACAGCAGCTttattcccattttgcccttcaacaacaacaacaacaacattaccaacagcAACTCTACTTTCAGCATCATGTGCAGCCGCAGCAGCAGCGGCAACCGCCGCCGGTGGTGGTGAGAACGGCTGCTGCTGCTCCAGCTCAGCATGTGTCGTCAAATGTCGCTTCTACCCCTAAGGAAAG TGCTACTTCTGGAACAAAAAGGAGAGGCGGACCAGGCGGTCTAAACAAAGTCTGTGGTGTTTCACCTGAGCTTCAGGCCATTGTTGGTCAACCCGCGATGCCCAGGACAGAG ATTGTGAAGCAGCTGTGGGTGTACATCAGGAAACACAACTTACAGGATCCTGGTAACAAACGAAAGATTATCTGCAATGATGCTTTGCGAGCACTCTTTGAAACAGACTGCACCGATATGTTCAAGATGAATAAGCTGCTGGCTAAACATATTACGGCACTAGATCCTTCAA AACAAGCTGAGCAAGCTAAAAGATTGAAGGTTGAAGCTGATTCTGTGGCTGCTAAGGTTGAACAACATGGTTCATCCACTGTTACAATATCTGATGCGCTCGCCAAATTTTTTGGAAGTGAAGAAAAGGAGATGCTCCAAACAGAGGCTGTGAAACGTATTTGGGAGTATATAAAGCTTAACCAACTTGAG GATGCTGTAAATTCTATGGTGATTGTGTGTGACGCAAAGCTTCAAGAACTCCTACAATGTGAAAGCATTTCTGCTGCAGAAATACCTGAGATGCTGGCACGTCGTCATTTTGTCTAG